In Sphingopyxis sp. FD7, a single window of DNA contains:
- a CDS encoding tryptophan halogenase family protein gives MVASAPKLRIVIAGGGTAGWMAAAALSSALGAAIDLTLIESDAIGTIGVGESTIPPILLFNRLIGVNEAEFMRATQATFKLGIRFENWKDIGESYFHSFGTTGKDHWSAGFQHFWLHGLTCGHDRTYDDYCLELKAALEGKFAHLPDDRMNYAYQLDSSLYAAFLRKRAEGDGARRIEGRIAAVEIDGASGSIAALMLDGERRIEGDLFIDCTGFRALLIEGALHAGFDDWTHYLPCDSAIAVQTASVAPPVPYTRAIAHDAGWQWRIPLQHRQGNGIVYCSRYLAREEALDRLLGSVEGDVITAPNFIDYRTGVRRRQWYRNCVAIGLSGGFMEPLESTSIHLIQRAILRLIRMLPAGPVSERDIAEFNDQQFADMEQIRDFLILHYKVTERRDSPFWRQCAAMPIPASLEQKIELFRETGRVFRRNEELFVENSWVQVMMGQGIIPQRYHPIAAKLRREELDAFLSMLRDGVERTVASLPAHEAYIAQYCAAGGRHET, from the coding sequence ATGGTCGCCAGCGCCCCCAAGCTCAGGATCGTCATTGCCGGCGGCGGGACCGCCGGCTGGATGGCGGCGGCCGCCTTGTCGAGCGCCCTGGGCGCGGCCATCGATCTGACGCTGATCGAATCCGACGCCATCGGGACGATAGGCGTTGGCGAAAGCACGATCCCGCCGATTCTTCTGTTCAATCGGTTGATCGGGGTCAACGAAGCCGAATTCATGCGCGCGACCCAGGCGACATTCAAATTGGGGATTCGGTTTGAAAACTGGAAGGATATCGGCGAAAGCTATTTCCATTCGTTCGGAACGACGGGCAAGGATCATTGGTCGGCGGGGTTCCAGCATTTCTGGCTCCACGGCCTGACCTGCGGGCACGACCGGACCTATGACGATTACTGCCTGGAGCTGAAGGCCGCGCTTGAGGGCAAATTTGCGCATCTGCCCGATGACCGCATGAATTATGCCTATCAACTTGATTCATCGCTTTACGCTGCCTTCTTGCGCAAGCGAGCGGAAGGTGATGGCGCAAGGCGCATCGAAGGCCGGATCGCCGCGGTCGAGATTGACGGTGCGAGCGGGAGTATTGCCGCCCTGATGCTCGACGGCGAGCGACGGATCGAAGGCGATCTTTTCATCGATTGCACCGGTTTTCGTGCGCTGCTGATCGAGGGAGCCCTGCATGCGGGGTTCGACGACTGGACCCACTATCTTCCCTGCGATTCCGCAATTGCCGTGCAGACCGCAAGCGTCGCCCCGCCCGTGCCCTACACGCGCGCGATCGCGCATGACGCCGGATGGCAATGGCGCATTCCGTTGCAGCATCGCCAGGGGAACGGGATCGTTTATTGCAGTCGCTATCTTGCCAGGGAGGAAGCGCTCGATCGGTTGCTCGGTTCCGTGGAAGGCGACGTGATCACCGCGCCCAACTTCATCGACTATCGCACGGGAGTGCGGCGCAGGCAGTGGTATCGAAACTGCGTGGCAATCGGTCTTTCGGGCGGATTCATGGAGCCGCTCGAATCAACCTCGATTCACCTGATACAACGAGCCATCCTGCGTCTTATCCGCATGTTGCCTGCGGGGCCTGTAAGCGAGCGCGACATCGCCGAGTTCAATGATCAGCAGTTTGCCGACATGGAGCAGATTCGCGACTTTCTCATTCTCCATTACAAGGTGACCGAGCGGCGCGATTCACCCTTTTGGCGGCAGTGCGCGGCGATGCCGATCCCGGCGAGCCTCGAACAGAAAATCGAGCTGTTTCGCGAAACAGGGAGAGTGTTCCGCAGAAACGAGGAACTCTTCGTCGAAAACAGCTGGGTGCAGGTGATGATGGGCCAGGGCATCATTCCGCAGCGGTACCATCCGATCGCCGCGAAACTGCGCCGCGAGGAACTGGACGCGTTTTTGTCGATGCTGCGCGACGGCGTCGAGCGAACGGTCGCAAGCCTGCCCGCGCATGAAGCCTATATCGCCCAGTATTGCGCAGCCGGCGGGCGGCATGAAACATGA
- a CDS encoding glycoside hydrolase family 16 protein: MTLAVVVALVLESAPAPAAVSAADNWTLIWSDEFDGATLDRAKWGFDVDCWGGGNDERQCYTDSLRNAQLRYGKLVITAREEAVKGAALPARMRERSPVPPAEVAREYSSARLTTRGKASWTYGKIEVRARLPQGQGTWPAIWMLPDEDRYGGWAASGEIDILEAVNLGVACEQCPGGRENRILGTLHFGGAWPNNKHKGEEMAFRSVLDGEFHTYTLVWYPDRMIWQVDGRTFAERRADEWWTSGSNAPGAPFNRPFHLIINLAIGGRLAESRGLGGVQRGGYPKRMEVDWVRVWQMSGTATGSATGQAAERGE; encoded by the coding sequence ATGACGCTCGCGGTTGTCGTCGCACTTGTTCTGGAGAGCGCGCCCGCACCCGCGGCGGTGTCGGCGGCGGATAATTGGACCCTGATTTGGTCGGACGAGTTCGATGGGGCAACGCTCGACCGGGCGAAGTGGGGTTTCGATGTCGATTGCTGGGGCGGAGGTAATGACGAGCGACAATGTTACACCGACAGCCTCCGCAACGCGCAGTTGAGATATGGCAAGCTTGTTATCACCGCGCGCGAGGAGGCGGTAAAAGGCGCCGCCCTTCCTGCTCGCATGCGGGAGCGATCACCGGTCCCGCCAGCCGAAGTTGCGCGCGAATATAGTTCCGCGCGGCTCACCACGCGCGGCAAGGCTTCGTGGACCTATGGCAAGATCGAGGTTCGTGCACGGCTGCCCCAGGGACAGGGCACATGGCCCGCGATCTGGATGCTCCCGGACGAAGACCGCTATGGGGGCTGGGCCGCGTCGGGGGAGATCGACATCCTCGAGGCGGTAAACCTTGGCGTAGCCTGCGAACAATGTCCCGGCGGCCGTGAGAACAGGATCCTGGGCACGCTGCATTTCGGCGGGGCGTGGCCGAACAACAAGCACAAGGGCGAGGAGATGGCCTTCCGCTCGGTGCTGGATGGCGAGTTCCACACCTATACGCTCGTCTGGTATCCTGATCGGATGATCTGGCAAGTGGACGGGCGGACATTTGCCGAGCGCCGCGCAGACGAATGGTGGACGAGCGGATCGAACGCGCCGGGAGCCCCCTTCAACCGACCGTTTCACCTCATCATCAACCTTGCAATCGGCGGCCGGCTTGCGGAGTCCCGCGGGCTTGGCGGCGTCCAGCGTGGCGGCTATCCCAAGCGCATGGAGGTCGATTGGGTTCGGGTCTGGCAAATGAGCGGGACAGCGACTGGCTCCGCGACCGGCCAAGCGGCTGAAAGGGGCGAATAG
- a CDS encoding LacI family DNA-binding transcriptional regulator: MARRRQAVTIKHVAADAGVSLQTVSRVINNEPNVRSAMKARVQASIDKLGYVPSIAARRMSGSRSYLILAINDRDRTIADWTARQGTDWVDQMLLGGMLKCAEYGYRLIFELVDTHSDHVERELRATIAALQPDGVILTPPHSDNPLIVRLLERQRIPFARIGSRGEGAGIALVMDDESMARRATRHLIDLGHRRIAFIAGSSEYPLSQWRVEGWESEMRAAGLPVAGLVAKGDFTYESGAAATRRLLGSSHPPSAIIASNDQMALAALEVARELGVGIPSRLSLVSFDNTPIVRFTQPTLTAVDQPVAETVSRAVEMIIKAQRGEKLPPQPVIVAGGFVERESTSAPAHG; encoded by the coding sequence ATGGCTAGACGCCGTCAGGCGGTGACGATCAAGCATGTGGCTGCCGACGCCGGCGTGTCGCTGCAAACGGTCAGCCGTGTCATCAACAATGAACCCAATGTGCGTTCGGCAATGAAAGCTCGCGTCCAGGCGTCGATCGACAAGCTTGGCTATGTGCCGTCGATTGCGGCCCGTCGGATGAGCGGATCGCGCTCTTACCTGATTCTGGCGATCAACGATCGCGATCGTACGATCGCGGACTGGACGGCGCGACAGGGCACCGATTGGGTGGATCAGATGCTGCTTGGCGGCATGCTCAAGTGCGCCGAATATGGCTATCGGCTTATTTTCGAGCTTGTCGACACGCATAGCGATCATGTCGAACGCGAACTGCGCGCGACCATCGCGGCACTTCAGCCCGACGGGGTGATTTTGACGCCTCCTCACTCCGACAACCCGCTGATCGTGCGATTGCTCGAGCGGCAACGAATACCCTTTGCGCGCATCGGATCGCGCGGCGAGGGGGCGGGCATCGCCTTGGTAATGGACGACGAGAGCATGGCGCGCCGCGCGACGCGCCACCTGATTGATCTTGGCCATCGGCGCATCGCTTTCATTGCAGGTTCAAGCGAATATCCGCTGAGCCAATGGCGCGTCGAGGGGTGGGAAAGCGAAATGCGGGCGGCGGGATTGCCGGTTGCCGGGCTCGTGGCAAAAGGGGACTTCACTTACGAATCGGGCGCGGCCGCCACGCGGCGGCTTCTTGGTTCTTCTCATCCTCCGTCCGCCATCATCGCCAGCAATGACCAGATGGCGCTCGCCGCCCTCGAAGTCGCGCGCGAACTGGGGGTCGGTATTCCGTCGCGGCTTTCGCTCGTAAGTTTCGACAATACGCCGATCGTGCGTTTCACCCAGCCGACGCTCACCGCCGTGGACCAGCCGGTCGCCGAAACGGTGTCGCGCGCTGTCGAAATGATCATCAAGGCGCAGCGGGGGGAAAAGTTGCCGCCGCAACCTGTCATTGTTGCCGGAGGCTTCGTCGAACGCGAATCGACTTCTGCGCCTGCGCATGGATGA
- a CDS encoding MFS transporter, with protein sequence MPEASSNANRLLRLRMDDSAPHQHQSIAFMLLYALAVAGGTMAYVPFLTILLPSRIAALAGPADVQWLGLLTFAGAVAASIGGIVFGWLSDITNSRRGWILSGLAVTVALLLAVPLAEDVWTLVSIIIVWQLALNMVLGPLAAWGGDLVPDDQKGLLGGLLAFAPALGAWSGALVTLPMLETFESRLFALALLVVAAVTPATVFARPRRLEMLRRAPPPDSDEPIGTASKGPAVRMWVARFLVQISEAALFAYLYFWFRSIDPEMGDNEKARLFSLALTIAIPIALYCGRWSDRKDRPFFPLVISSAISAVGMLGMALASSADLAKLAYLLFGIATTVFLALHAGQTLRILPRSDRRGRDLGFFNLTNTLPSLIMPLLTILVVPGFGFEALFLVLAALTVLATLILTTIQRPNPARS encoded by the coding sequence TTGCCGGAGGCTTCGTCGAACGCGAATCGACTTCTGCGCCTGCGCATGGATGATTCCGCGCCGCATCAGCACCAGTCGATCGCCTTCATGCTGCTTTATGCCCTGGCGGTTGCCGGCGGAACCATGGCCTATGTCCCGTTCCTCACCATCCTGCTTCCGTCGCGCATCGCCGCGCTGGCAGGGCCTGCCGACGTGCAATGGCTTGGCCTGCTGACCTTTGCGGGCGCCGTCGCGGCCAGTATTGGCGGTATCGTCTTCGGCTGGCTCAGCGACATCACGAACAGCCGGCGAGGGTGGATTTTGTCGGGACTGGCGGTGACCGTCGCGCTGCTCCTGGCCGTCCCGCTGGCTGAAGATGTGTGGACACTCGTGTCGATCATCATTGTCTGGCAGCTCGCGCTCAACATGGTTCTCGGCCCACTTGCGGCCTGGGGCGGAGACCTCGTTCCCGACGATCAAAAGGGTCTCCTCGGCGGTCTTCTGGCATTTGCGCCCGCGCTTGGGGCCTGGTCGGGCGCGCTTGTCACCCTGCCCATGCTTGAAACATTCGAATCGCGACTTTTCGCGCTTGCGTTGCTGGTCGTGGCCGCCGTCACCCCGGCGACCGTTTTTGCGCGCCCCCGACGTTTGGAAATGCTGAGGCGGGCACCGCCGCCGGATTCCGATGAACCGATCGGAACGGCGTCAAAGGGACCGGCCGTGCGGATGTGGGTCGCCCGCTTCCTCGTCCAGATTTCCGAGGCGGCGTTGTTCGCCTATCTCTACTTCTGGTTTCGTTCGATCGACCCCGAGATGGGCGATAACGAAAAGGCGCGCCTGTTCAGTCTTGCCCTCACCATCGCAATACCGATCGCGCTCTACTGCGGCCGCTGGTCCGATCGCAAAGACCGCCCGTTTTTTCCCCTTGTGATCAGCAGCGCGATTTCGGCGGTCGGGATGCTGGGCATGGCGCTCGCTTCCTCGGCCGACCTCGCCAAGCTCGCCTATCTTCTCTTTGGCATCGCGACCACCGTGTTTCTGGCCTTGCACGCTGGTCAGACGCTTCGGATTCTGCCGCGTTCGGATCGCCGTGGACGTGATCTCGGATTTTTCAACCTGACCAACACGCTTCCGTCGCTGATCATGCCGCTACTGACGATCCTGGTTGTCCCTGGATTCGGTTTCGAGGCGCTGTTTCTGGTGCTTGCGGCGCTCACTGTCCTTGCAACGTTGATCCTGACCACAATCCAGCGCCCCAATCCCGCGCGCAGCTAG
- a CDS encoding glycoside hydrolase family 3 protein, whose amino-acid sequence MRTFTIKGEAMRRTSIAMALGLLLAGAAGTAAGMEEGGARVHPEIWPVARSPQAISDPATERRIDVLLDRMTVEQKVGQLIQADISAITPKDLETYPLGSILAGGNSGPFGNERSTAAEWARLVRAFREVSLRPGANGVAVPILFGIDAVHGHNNVPGATIFPHNIGLGAARDPDLIRRIGEVTAAEIAASGIEWTFAPTLAVPRDLRWGRSYEGYAADPYLVAQYAKAMTLGLQGKLAPAQPIAKDRVAATAKHFLADGGTEHGKDQGDARISETELIAIHAQGYPAAIDAGALTVMASFSSWNGTKHHGNKELLTTILKQRMGFEGFVVGDWNGHGQVPGCSVTDCPKSILAGLDMFMAPDSWKGLYASTLDQAKSGIIPAARLDDAVRRILRVKFKLGLFDDVRTFPTSPSVIGSPDHLAVAREAVAKSLVLLKNNDAVLPIRPGARVLVTGRAANNMAMQSGGWTISWQGSDVTREDFPNGQTIWEGIEEAVAAAGGAATFSVDGSFATKPDVAIFVFGEEPYAEFQGDVPTLDYQPVNPVDLAQLKRLKGAGIPVVAVFLSGRPLFTNPEINAADAFVAAWLPGSQGAGVADVLVARRDGKPIRDFSGTLPFAWPATAASPIAAPLFPIGYGLRYDQPSKVPRLSEDPGIDVAAALNLENFFAGGRARAPWSMSVGDDGGVRPVESAAVVSPNGMLSAKSVDVMAQEDGKQFRWAGTGTVQISGPNADLTHHLGQDMALRLDVRVDAVGEGRVSVAFANAGIDVTDWVGAAPTGILSTLQIRLRCFADRGADLQRVGNPLGLAGHKGLGLTLLSARVEPAPNAPSCPVQAE is encoded by the coding sequence ATGAGAACGTTCACAATAAAGGGAGAGGCGATGCGGCGGACGTCTATAGCGATGGCACTTGGACTCTTGCTTGCAGGAGCCGCGGGCACCGCCGCCGGGATGGAAGAAGGGGGCGCGCGGGTGCATCCTGAAATCTGGCCCGTTGCGCGAAGCCCGCAAGCGATCAGCGACCCGGCCACCGAACGCCGCATCGACGTGCTGCTCGATCGGATGACGGTCGAGCAAAAGGTCGGACAGTTGATTCAGGCCGACATCAGCGCGATTACGCCCAAGGATCTCGAAACTTATCCCCTCGGGTCAATTCTTGCCGGGGGAAACAGCGGCCCCTTTGGCAATGAACGTTCGACCGCCGCCGAATGGGCGCGACTCGTGCGAGCGTTTCGGGAAGTGTCGCTGCGACCGGGAGCGAATGGTGTCGCCGTTCCGATCCTCTTCGGCATCGACGCGGTCCACGGACACAATAATGTCCCCGGGGCGACGATTTTCCCTCACAATATCGGGCTCGGCGCCGCGCGCGACCCCGATCTGATCCGTCGGATCGGCGAAGTCACGGCTGCCGAGATTGCCGCGAGCGGTATCGAATGGACTTTTGCGCCGACGCTCGCGGTGCCGCGCGATCTTCGCTGGGGCCGATCCTATGAGGGCTATGCCGCCGATCCGTACCTCGTGGCGCAATATGCCAAAGCAATGACACTGGGACTGCAGGGAAAGCTCGCGCCGGCGCAGCCCATCGCAAAAGATCGTGTCGCTGCGACGGCAAAACATTTCTTGGCCGACGGTGGAACGGAGCATGGCAAGGACCAGGGTGACGCCAGGATCAGCGAGACCGAACTGATCGCGATACATGCGCAAGGCTATCCCGCAGCGATCGACGCGGGGGCGTTAACGGTCATGGCCAGCTTTTCAAGCTGGAACGGGACCAAGCATCACGGCAATAAAGAGCTGCTGACCACGATCCTCAAACAGCGGATGGGCTTCGAGGGATTTGTTGTCGGCGACTGGAACGGTCACGGTCAGGTTCCCGGTTGCAGCGTCACCGATTGTCCCAAATCCATCCTGGCCGGACTGGACATGTTCATGGCGCCGGACAGCTGGAAGGGGCTTTATGCGTCGACGCTCGATCAGGCGAAGTCAGGGATCATTCCCGCGGCGCGGCTCGACGATGCGGTCCGGCGGATTCTGCGCGTGAAGTTCAAGCTGGGACTTTTCGACGACGTCCGGACCTTCCCGACCAGTCCATCGGTCATCGGGTCGCCAGATCATCTGGCGGTCGCCCGCGAGGCCGTCGCCAAATCACTCGTTCTGCTCAAGAATAATGACGCTGTGCTCCCCATCCGGCCCGGCGCGCGCGTGCTGGTGACCGGCCGGGCAGCGAATAATATGGCAATGCAATCCGGCGGGTGGACAATCAGCTGGCAAGGTAGCGATGTCACCCGCGAGGATTTTCCGAACGGCCAGACGATCTGGGAAGGGATCGAAGAGGCGGTCGCCGCGGCGGGCGGCGCGGCGACGTTTTCAGTCGACGGAAGCTTCGCGACAAAGCCCGATGTCGCGATCTTCGTATTTGGCGAAGAGCCCTATGCCGAGTTTCAGGGCGATGTTCCCACGCTTGATTACCAGCCGGTCAATCCTGTCGACCTCGCTCAACTCAAGCGTCTGAAGGGGGCGGGCATTCCCGTCGTCGCCGTTTTTCTCTCTGGTCGACCGCTGTTCACCAACCCTGAAATCAACGCCGCGGACGCATTCGTTGCCGCGTGGCTGCCGGGTTCACAGGGCGCGGGCGTCGCGGACGTCCTTGTCGCACGTCGCGATGGCAAGCCGATCCGAGATTTCAGCGGAACATTGCCCTTTGCCTGGCCCGCTACCGCAGCATCGCCGATCGCTGCTCCATTGTTCCCGATCGGCTATGGTCTTCGCTACGATCAGCCGTCTAAGGTGCCCCGGCTCTCCGAGGATCCCGGAATCGACGTGGCGGCAGCGCTCAATCTCGAGAATTTTTTCGCGGGTGGACGTGCGCGCGCACCCTGGTCGATGAGCGTCGGAGACGATGGCGGTGTGCGACCGGTTGAATCGGCAGCGGTGGTCAGCCCGAACGGGATGCTTTCCGCAAAATCGGTTGACGTGATGGCGCAGGAAGATGGGAAGCAGTTTCGATGGGCTGGAACGGGCACGGTCCAGATTTCCGGGCCGAACGCCGATCTCACACATCATCTGGGTCAGGATATGGCATTGCGCCTTGATGTGCGCGTCGACGCTGTCGGCGAAGGACGCGTAAGCGTCGCGTTCGCAAATGCCGGGATCGACGTGACCGACTGGGTCGGCGCGGCGCCGACCGGAATATTGTCGACGCTCCAGATTCGGTTGCGCTGTTTTGCCGACCGCGGCGCCGACCTGCAGCGCGTCGGCAATCCGCTCGGCCTGGCGGGGCACAAGGGGCTGGGACTCACGCTGCTCTCGGCGAGGGTCGAGCCCGCACCGAACGCGCCTTCTTGTCCGGTGCAGGCGGAATAG
- a CDS encoding MFS transporter: protein MLDNGRSPWLFLIGVTAVTIGVAAHLPMFWMGRDHGFRMAGMPVDSMMVVGMALVVAGVGVAAWGLLPAKLARHIVAADRLSVSAPEDAPLSAAHVRLMAALVVALVIDIMKPASLGFVIPGMMQEYGLSRETVSLVPFAALLGTVAGSIVWGAVADVYGRKATILLSAVMFVGTSVCGTMPSLAWNIVMCFMMGAAAGGMLPVTYALLAEMMPSRHRGWSLVLVGGLGAAGGYVAASLIAAWLEPLLSWRILWLANLPSGLVLVALGAFIPESAKFLMARGRHAEARRIMARFGSDLHRTDQAPPPPRQDSHRRSELVGGVVALNFTAIAWSFVNFGLLLWLPAELVARGYSTSSSSRLLADSALVALPTVFFVAWIYHAWSTKLSLLAASVATLAGLGGMLWFALVENASPLLPAALLIVGSNAIIAMLLPYSAESFPLRVRGRNTGWVAASSKLGGVCAQGLAIFAIVPSLVASILTIMPVMAASLLLVARYGRETRGSDLRDLDPEGHVFDKAGL, encoded by the coding sequence ATGCTCGACAATGGACGCAGTCCCTGGCTCTTCCTCATCGGAGTGACAGCGGTTACAATCGGCGTGGCGGCCCATCTGCCGATGTTCTGGATGGGGCGCGATCACGGTTTCCGGATGGCCGGAATGCCGGTGGACAGCATGATGGTCGTCGGCATGGCGCTCGTCGTCGCGGGCGTCGGCGTCGCCGCCTGGGGTTTGCTTCCCGCGAAGCTCGCCCGGCACATTGTCGCGGCTGACCGACTGTCGGTCTCGGCGCCCGAAGATGCGCCCCTCTCCGCGGCGCATGTGCGTTTGATGGCAGCCCTGGTTGTCGCGCTCGTCATCGACATCATGAAGCCCGCAAGTCTCGGGTTTGTGATACCCGGAATGATGCAGGAATATGGGCTATCGCGCGAAACCGTTTCGCTCGTCCCTTTTGCGGCGCTGTTGGGAACGGTGGCCGGATCCATAGTCTGGGGCGCCGTGGCCGATGTTTACGGCCGCAAAGCGACCATCCTTTTGTCGGCCGTGATGTTTGTCGGCACGTCCGTTTGCGGAACGATGCCGTCATTGGCCTGGAACATTGTCATGTGCTTTATGATGGGGGCTGCCGCGGGGGGCATGCTGCCCGTTACCTATGCGCTTCTTGCCGAGATGATGCCCAGTCGCCACCGGGGCTGGAGCCTGGTGCTCGTCGGCGGGCTGGGTGCGGCGGGGGGTTATGTCGCGGCGAGCCTCATTGCCGCCTGGCTGGAGCCGCTTCTGAGTTGGCGAATCTTGTGGCTGGCCAATTTGCCGAGCGGTCTTGTGCTTGTCGCGCTCGGAGCCTTCATTCCGGAGTCGGCCAAGTTTCTCATGGCGCGCGGTCGACATGCAGAAGCACGGCGGATCATGGCGCGCTTCGGGTCAGACCTGCACAGGACGGACCAAGCGCCGCCGCCGCCGCGACAGGATTCGCACCGGCGATCGGAACTCGTCGGCGGCGTGGTGGCGCTGAACTTTACCGCCATCGCATGGAGTTTCGTGAACTTCGGCTTGTTGCTGTGGCTCCCGGCCGAACTGGTGGCGCGCGGATACAGCACGTCATCGTCGAGCCGCCTGCTTGCCGATTCCGCGCTTGTCGCGCTTCCCACCGTATTTTTCGTAGCCTGGATTTATCACGCCTGGAGCACGAAACTGTCGCTCCTTGCGGCATCCGTTGCAACGCTTGCCGGCCTCGGGGGAATGCTCTGGTTCGCGCTGGTTGAAAACGCATCACCGCTCTTGCCCGCAGCCCTGCTCATAGTGGGCAGCAACGCCATCATCGCGATGCTTCTTCCCTATAGCGCCGAGAGTTTCCCGCTGAGAGTCCGCGGCCGCAACACCGGCTGGGTCGCGGCATCCAGCAAACTGGGCGGAGTATGCGCGCAGGGCCTCGCGATATTCGCCATCGTCCCGTCGCTGGTGGCAAGCATATTGACGATCATGCCCGTAATGGCCGCATCGCTCCTTCTGGTCGCCCGGTACGGCCGCGAAACGCGAGGGAGCGATCTGCGCGATCTTGACCCCGAAGGACATGTCTTCGACAAGGCCGGGCTCTGA
- a CDS encoding MFS transporter: protein MAADTVPTTEAERDARALHGANEQGGHKIDPAEIAIGVIIGRTSEFFDFFVYAIASVLVFPKLVFPHLDPLTGTLWSFAIFALAFVARPVGTVIFTAIDRAYGRGAKLTIALFLLGGSTAAIAFLPGHESIGVGAALLLALFRMGQGVALGGSWDGLASLLALNAPASKRGWYAMIPQLGAPLGLIVASLLFMFLISALPAEDFLAWGWRYPFFVAFAINVVALFARLRIVVTPEYAELFENRALQPAPLLDTMRSEWKTIVIGAFAPLASFAMFHMVTVYPLSWVFLFTDETPARFLMIEAIAAVGGVIAIIASGYLADRFGRRTVLAATAAAIAAFSGFAPQLLDAGQAGEASFMILGFLLLGLSFGQSSGALSSNFTPRHRYTGSAFTTDLAWLFGAGFAPMVALWLSSEFGLIAAGAYLLSGAIVTLVALWLNRELARTID, encoded by the coding sequence ATGGCTGCCGACACCGTCCCCACGACCGAGGCCGAACGCGACGCGCGGGCGCTCCACGGCGCCAACGAACAGGGGGGGCACAAAATCGATCCAGCCGAAATCGCCATCGGTGTCATCATCGGCCGCACGTCCGAATTTTTTGACTTCTTCGTCTATGCGATCGCGTCGGTGCTGGTGTTTCCGAAGCTGGTGTTCCCGCACCTCGATCCGCTGACGGGCACGCTCTGGTCGTTCGCGATCTTTGCCCTCGCCTTCGTCGCGCGTCCGGTCGGCACGGTCATCTTCACCGCCATCGACCGCGCCTATGGCCGCGGCGCCAAGCTCACCATCGCGCTGTTCCTGCTCGGCGGATCGACCGCGGCGATCGCCTTCCTGCCCGGCCATGAATCGATCGGCGTCGGCGCCGCGCTGCTCCTCGCGCTGTTCCGCATGGGCCAGGGCGTCGCGCTCGGCGGCTCGTGGGACGGCCTCGCGTCGCTGCTCGCATTGAACGCCCCCGCATCGAAGCGCGGCTGGTATGCGATGATCCCGCAGCTCGGCGCGCCGCTCGGCCTGATCGTCGCCAGCCTGCTCTTCATGTTCCTGATTTCGGCGCTGCCGGCCGAAGATTTCCTCGCCTGGGGCTGGCGCTATCCCTTCTTCGTCGCCTTTGCGATCAACGTCGTCGCGCTGTTCGCGCGGCTGCGCATCGTCGTGACCCCCGAATATGCCGAATTGTTCGAGAATCGCGCGCTCCAGCCCGCGCCGCTGCTCGACACGATGCGCTCGGAATGGAAAACCATCGTCATCGGCGCCTTCGCCCCGCTTGCCAGCTTCGCGATGTTCCACATGGTCACCGTCTATCCGCTGTCGTGGGTGTTCCTGTTCACCGACGAAACCCCCGCGCGCTTCCTGATGATCGAGGCGATCGCCGCCGTCGGCGGCGTGATCGCGATCATCGCCTCGGGCTATCTCGCCGACCGCTTCGGTCGCCGCACCGTGCTCGCCGCGACCGCAGCGGCCATCGCGGCGTTCAGCGGTTTCGCCCCGCAGCTGCTCGACGCAGGGCAGGCCGGCGAGGCGAGCTTCATGATACTCGGCTTCCTGCTGCTCGGCCTGTCGTTCGGGCAATCGTCGGGCGCGCTCTCGTCGAACTTCACCCCGCGGCACCGCTATACCGGATCGGCCTTCACCACCGATCTCGCCTGGCTGTTCGGCGCCGGTTTCGCGCCGATGGTCGCGCTCTGGCTGTCGAGCGAATTCGGGCTGATCGCCGCGGGCGCCTATCTGCTGTCGGGCGCGATCGTGACGCTCGTTGCGCTATGGCTCAACCGCGAACTCGCGCGCACGATCGATTGA